DNA sequence from the Vicia villosa cultivar HV-30 ecotype Madison, WI linkage group LG3, Vvil1.0, whole genome shotgun sequence genome:
ttccgcttaaagggaaaacgttttttttaaaacgaataaacactttatcgtcgtcagagagaaatactcagccattgatcttgagcatgagaacaaacaagttctttgcatcgcaaatgaaagaagggctccaactcggataaaatcgacgagtatgccactaactctctCACACGGAAAAGatatcattatatcaatcaatttcaaaatcgtggggtataaccactcgtttcgacaattaacggtgtctaaacttttgaagaaaagccactaagggcgaaagatattttttgagaaaaggttttgaaaaggttgcaaacataagaatattttgaaaaagggagaagattttgaaaatttaagaagtgggaggagatgaagaggctatcctattgcgtaaaataaaagctaaggaaaagaacggtctaaccgaaataagaagccaacacttgacattaagagtcaaggtagatttcccatcctttggaattatcaataccaacacattaacacttgggggatccagatgaacttattgtcttagcaccacttttcattaagcacattaagattctgacgaaaatcgggcagagtaacggctgttttcgggtaaaatccttatctcaatgccttggaattaaccatcaagggctttcaaggaaatacctgcacatacaaacagacaacaatccaatgccagacagacagaataacagcagagtaataacagaataagagtccagaggcacaaggtccataagtccgaatctccaaaatgctagggatagtaaccaatagtccaaaagagagccttatgtgttttttagatttttgttgtttattagtgttttagcatcaaagtaaagtatggtccaaatggacaaaaggaaaatagcggaagcataaacatatgtccaagtggacaaagagaaaatagcggaattataaacatccaaatggacaaagagaaaatggcggaatgtaaatatgatgaaatgataaaataaagcgataaagcgagaaatataaagagaagtataataaatggcggaaattaaagttagttgttagatgttaaagataaccatcttgaaacttgtcaagtatgttatcaaagttagtaatgaagatcgatggtgagtgaatgatgtactcggatttaaggtcaatggaaacttatcagaagcttgataaaatcatagcaactacacgataaatttccataagtcataagtcaaccgcatacaattctcttccatatttgatcttttatcgagtcgggacaaatgtaggagaactctccatgtatcaagatcatcaatcaaaagaaataagaaggagaagaagaaatgatctagcttttatcaagaatccatagaattctcaagatatcaagactttcatcgatcaagagaaaataagatgaaaaaaaaatgaaaacaaattgatttaGTCTTCAttaagaatccatagaattctcaagatgtcaagactttcatcgatcaaaagaaagtaagatgaaaataagaatgaaaacataaaagataatcaactcacactatcattaatatcattcatccattttggtggattaagtcacttcaaacctatcaacaccctagatccaatgatattaatgaagtggaggaagaaggaagccaaaacaaacacaaaaaaggcaaaaaaccacattcttcctgctggaaatcgatttcatgcagggggaaatcgatttccatagtgcagttttcaaaaaaaacaagttacgttcagcaggaaatcgatttcagccttaaggaaatcgatttcctcagtgtaaatttcagcaaaaacagcatttaaaggcatgaaatttgacttgaacaaatatacaaacaccttatgatcacacatcaattggagcacgaattttccatcaaatcaccaataaatagcaccaatatagcatcaaagatgcattgaacacaaacaacaaagaatcacattgtgatatacaaaaaggatgaagaaaattaccaaatcttgaacaaaacttagatctacttcaagaatcaccaacacaaatcttgatctctcaacaattgaagaaaaaagagtgaaatagatggtggtttagctcaaagtttgtgaggttcaagatgtgactcacaaactttatgaaagaacaaagagctttggtgaatttggtagggatgaggagagaaattgcaaggggttttttggctctcaaagcttgagaaatgagagagtagtgggctctatttataggatgagatcaagagtagtggtagtttggtctttttgcattttgtaattagcttgtgtttaattggtgattaaagtggcatttaaatggtaagaaatggtaaaatgaggtttaagtgggtttaatgaagggattaattttgatgaggtggaaaattggtaaaatgatcaaataaaaaggtgccaaaatgatgtcaagcttccctccttatatttttttgaatttcgccttaaggaaatcgatttccccaggagtgaaatcgatttcactctgttccagaagagaaattggcgcaaaatacactagggaaatcgatttacccaggagggaaatcgatttcatgctgttcagaatgtgattttgttgatgattgctgcagggaaatcgatttacccagtagggaaatcgatttcatcagtcaaaaatgtgaaaaatgccttgtttattgcatgtcttggcttggtacctacaaaacaaaagcctacaaagaaacaaagcaatgtttttggtatttgggttagtataaaacaaataaaaagctaaaagtgcttgatgattccccttaaaggaaaaatgatacctcaagattgtgatcttgattaatgactgagatgcaaatgatgtatgatcttagggtcaaaaattggggtatgacaacaaccTATAAATTGTGgcgtgaatttcatgtggcaactgataaattgccacgtgagtgaaaatcacgtggcaactttgTAATATATTCTAATTTAGTATAGTATgtacatatttatttagtataattaaatatgcatgtaaatatttaacttaaatttttttattgaatatgtgtgcaggATGATTATGATAGATTACTTGCAATTTTTCTAGAAAATAATCCTCAATATatgccagcagagggggagccgctaAACGCTGATGTTGATCACTATATTTGGTGTGAGGTTATCAAAGAAAAagggcctaatggttgcttttttggggctggaaatttggcgtccaGCTATAGAGCTGGTGATCCCAATCTGTTTCAAAGAATTATagatggagagggtggatcgcgtcaaccaaatctgacacggGAACAAGCTGAAACAATAAGGCAATTGGCGTTAAGTGAGGCGAGACGCGAAAGTGAGGCCCTGAGACAGCAACAAGAGCAGCAGatggagatgatgcggaagacGCAATCTGATATGGAGCAACAACATGCGCGGCAGATAGAGGGCATTCTGAAGAAGCAATCTGAGATGGAGGAGGAGATGAGACGATTTATGCAAGGTGGTGGAAATTATCATAATGTTCCCGATCcagagccggaggatgacggagtgGATGATGATTTTAATCCTGATAATTATTTTTCGAATAATGATGATGCCTcataaaaacattttgtatttcatttgtttttaaatttatatttatgcaacttattttacattttaattcattaaaatattagttttatctaattgaatttattatataaaatttattatatgaatttattttataaaattttattatataaattttattatataaattttattatataaattatattttataaattttattatataaattttattatataaattaattaatttattatatataaatacaaTTATACTTGCgttattaaattttgaaaaaaaaaacattaaaggtAGCGACGTGAGACCAACGTCGCTAATAAAGTCAAATTCTCAGTCTGCCACACCTGCTCTGCATGCAGGGACATGTTCCCCACGTAAATTTATTGCGATGTGGGATTCACGTCGCAACCTTCTGACGTGTTTTCTACGTAGCTATAGCATTGCCACACGTGCTCCTGCGACATAGGAGCCCACGTCGCTATTTTTTTATTGTGACGTGATGTTAAGTGTTGCGGCGTGGCTTCCACGTCGTTGTAGAGCATTTttttggtagtgagtacacaaagataaaacactacaaaaaaaaagtcATCTGCCACAGACTGAAAACCGCGGCAATATGCAAAATAACTGTGGTTATAAGCTTttgccacggtttggccacgaaaATTAAACTGTGGGATATGTTGGCGTGGCCTAAAGTATAGTCCACAGTTTTGTAGTTTGGGCCACGTTTTTGAAAATTCTGGCCAAAGCTTGTATGTGGCCACAATTTTTGAGTTGTGGAAAAATTTAGCGTGGCCATATGCCAAAAATGTAGTAGTGAAAGGATCATAAATTGGTTAATCGTTCATGATATGAGCGTGTAGTAGAATTCTAGCTTATCAAAGGTGGATTGGCAGAATTGTCCTCCCCTTGTTTCAAAAACTTTCTTGTCCCACGGGTTGAGAGTTTTGGTACATctcaaatttaatatatatttttgaaataatatataCTTTTCATTTTGTTGAAGTCTCACTAATGTAAATATAAATAACTAATAGTAAATCACCAACTCAATTTTAAACTATTACATCGATTATCGATTGTAAAATGATAAAAAGATTTGTGTATGATACACGAACTCAACCACTTATATAGGCACATATCACAAAAGAAGACAAAACTAAGTCAACCACAGTCATAGATTTCAATCTTCAATAGCATCTTTTGTTGTAGATGTGCTTATATCCAACACCTTATCAATATTATCCAAAGCATTTTTCGCCGCTCTATAACGTGCAATGGCTTTCTTAGAGCCATAAATGCCTCTTCCAACAAATTTCTCATTTATAAAGACTTCAATACTTGAagattcttcccacaaatctatgaattgtaatttgaattttttctCTTGACATACTTCAATAAGTTGTGAGACAGGATGCTTTTTAACAGAATCCGGCTCAATTATAGGTTCAAGTAATTTTCTAGcaacctttaaaaaaaaaaaaaacatagttaatgaatgtaaataaataaaaattttatttaaaaaatcatataaaaacatGAAATTGCatgatttaataaattatatttttgatgaattaagaaaataaattttatttgatataaAATGAAAGCTACCTTCCCCACAACTTCACGGGATAAACCAGAATCAATAAAAATAGCACCGATGGTAGACTCAACAATATCAGCAAGAGCTTTGGGTACGTAAAGTTGTCCATTAGAATGTAAGTAATACTCGTCCGCTCTTTCTATAAATCTTTGAATCTGTATCAAAtagtaaaaagaagaaaaattaaaaatttattgctACATTCATTGCTTAAATTCAAAACTAAATTCaatgttttgttattttttcaaGGGTTAGTTAAAGATGTTATATAAGGGTCAAAAGGATACGTGGATACAAGGTttcaaacataaaattaaatgtaGAGAACTTACTTCTTCATCAAGATAGGGTTGTTTGTGTCTCAAATACCGATGTAACTCATGTTTAATAGCCACACGTGCGAGTTTATCAGTATCAACATTCTTTGATTTGTTTGGAGTCAAAACTCCCGGTCCCAAATTTGGATAAGAGAAATATTGTTCTGTCACTATGAATAAGTTAAGAACAACATCTCCTACATATTCTAACCGCTTATA
Encoded proteins:
- the LOC131658222 gene encoding ribonuclease 3-like protein 3, with product MAAQPLGEQEETILFQTSAHTIERQEKEISLEQKEETYNKDYLSPLPLDEVEAIINYEFKNKHLLEEAFTHKTYGADNNLCYKRLEYVGDVVLNLFIVTEQYFSYPNLGPGVLTPNKSKNVDTDKLARVAIKHELHRYLRHKQPYLDEEIQRFIERADEYYLHSNGQLYVPKALADIVESTIGAIFIDSGLSREVVGKVARKLLEPIIEPDSVKKHPVSQLIEVCQEKKFKLQFIDLWEESSSIEVFINEKFVGRGIYGSKKAIARYRAAKNALDNIDKVLDISTSTTKDAIED